Proteins encoded in a region of the Vibrio ponticus genome:
- the nqrE gene encoding NADH:ubiquinone reductase (Na(+)-transporting) subunit E, translated as MEHYISLLVKSIFIENMALSFFLGMCTFLAVSKKVKTSFGLGVAVVVVLTIAVPVNNLVYNLVLKENALVEGVDLSFLNFITFIGVIAALVQILEMVLDRFFPPLYNALGIFLPLITVNCAIFGGVSFMVQRDYNFAESVVYGFGSGVGWMLAIVALAGIREKMKYSDVPPGLRGLGITFITVGLMALGFMSFSGVQL; from the coding sequence ATGGAACATTACATCAGTCTGTTAGTTAAATCGATTTTCATCGAAAACATGGCACTGTCTTTCTTCCTAGGTATGTGTACATTCCTTGCGGTATCTAAGAAAGTAAAGACCTCTTTCGGTCTAGGTGTTGCGGTTGTGGTAGTACTGACTATCGCTGTACCGGTAAACAACCTAGTGTACAACCTTGTACTGAAAGAGAATGCGTTAGTTGAGGGCGTAGACCTTAGCTTCCTAAACTTCATCACCTTTATCGGTGTAATCGCTGCACTTGTACAGATCCTAGAGATGGTTCTAGACCGTTTCTTCCCACCTCTGTACAACGCGCTAGGCATCTTCCTACCGCTGATCACAGTAAACTGTGCAATCTTCGGTGGTGTATCTTTCATGGTACAACGTGACTACAACTTTGCTGAATCTGTTGTTTACGGTTTCGGTTCTGGTGTGGGTTGGATGCTCGCTATCGTAGCTCTTGCAGGTATCCGTGAGAAAATGAAGTACTCTGACGTGCCTCCAGGTTTACGTGGTCTAGGTATCACGTTCATTACTGTAGGTCTAATGGCGTTGGGCTTTATGTCTTTCTCTGGTGTTCAACTGTAA
- a CDS encoding NADH:ubiquinone reductase (Na(+)-transporting) subunit D, with translation MSSAQNIKKSIMAPVLDNNPIALQVLGVCSALAVTTKLETAFVMTIAVMFVTAFSNLFVSLIRNHIPNSVRIIVQMAIIASLVIVVDQVLKAYLYDISKQLSVFVGLIITNCIVMGRAEAFAMKSAPFPSFIDGIGNGLGYGFVLITVGFFRELFGSGKLFGMEVLPLVSNGGWYQPNGLMLLAPSAFFLIGFLIWVIRILKPEQVEAKE, from the coding sequence ATGTCTAGTGCACAAAACATTAAAAAGAGCATTATGGCGCCGGTGTTGGATAACAACCCAATCGCGCTACAAGTTCTTGGTGTATGTTCTGCTCTTGCAGTAACAACCAAACTAGAGACAGCATTCGTTATGACGATTGCGGTAATGTTCGTTACTGCATTCTCTAACCTATTTGTTTCGCTAATCCGTAACCACATTCCTAACAGTGTGCGTATCATCGTTCAAATGGCGATCATCGCATCTCTAGTAATCGTGGTAGACCAAGTATTGAAAGCTTACCTATACGATATCTCTAAGCAGCTATCTGTATTCGTTGGTCTTATCATTACCAACTGTATCGTAATGGGTCGTGCTGAAGCGTTCGCGATGAAGTCTGCTCCATTCCCATCATTTATCGATGGTATTGGTAACGGTCTTGGTTACGGTTTCGTTCTAATCACTGTTGGTTTCTTCCGTGAACTATTCGGCTCAGGCAAATTGTTCGGTATGGAAGTGCTACCTCTAGTGAGCAATGGTGGTTGGTACCAACCTAACGGTCTAATGCTACTAGCACCATCTGCATTCTTCCTGATCGGCTTCCTAATCTGGGTAATCCGCATTCTGAAGCCAGAACAAGTAGAAGCGAAGGAGTAA
- a CDS encoding Na(+)-translocating NADH-quinone reductase subunit C: protein MASNNDSIKKTLFVVIALSLVCSIVVSTAAVALRGQQKANAILDKQSKIVEVAGIQADGKKVPELFAEYIEPRLVDFKTGNFVEKTEDGLTAANYDQRKAAKEPTHSIKLTAEQDKAKILRRADVGIVYLVKQGGEVSKVIIPVHGTGLWSMMYAFVAVQTDGNTIDGITYYEQGETPGLGGEVENPSWRAQFVGKKLFDENHKPAIKIVKGGAPAGSEHGVDGLSGATLTGNGVQGTFDFWLGDMGFGPFLAKVRDGGLN from the coding sequence ATGGCAAGTAATAACGATAGCATTAAAAAGACGCTGTTTGTTGTTATCGCATTGAGCTTAGTGTGCTCAATCGTTGTATCAACAGCGGCAGTCGCTCTACGTGGCCAACAAAAAGCAAACGCGATTCTAGATAAACAATCGAAAATCGTTGAAGTTGCAGGTATTCAAGCCGATGGCAAGAAAGTTCCTGAGCTATTTGCAGAGTACATTGAGCCTCGTCTAGTAGACTTTAAAACTGGTAACTTCGTTGAGAAAACTGAAGATGGTTTAACAGCGGCAAACTACGATCAGCGTAAAGCTGCGAAAGAGCCTACTCACTCAATCAAGTTAACGGCTGAACAAGACAAGGCGAAGATCCTTCGTCGTGCTGACGTAGGTATTGTTTACCTAGTTAAACAAGGTGGCGAAGTGTCTAAAGTGATCATCCCAGTACACGGTACGGGTCTATGGTCAATGATGTACGCTTTCGTGGCTGTTCAAACTGACGGTAACACTATTGACGGTATCACTTACTACGAACAGGGTGAAACTCCTGGACTTGGTGGTGAAGTTGAGAACCCATCTTGGCGCGCACAATTCGTTGGTAAGAAACTATTCGACGAAAACCACAAACCAGCAATCAAGATTGTTAAAGGTGGCGCACCAGCAGGTTCTGAGCACGGTGTTGATGGCCTATCAGGCGCAACACTGACTGGTAACGGTGTTCAAGGTACATTCGACTTCTGGTTAGGCGATATGGGCTTTGGTCCGTTCCTAGCAAAAGTTCGTGACGGAGGTCTGAACTAA
- a CDS encoding NADH:ubiquinone reductase (Na(+)-transporting) subunit B, translating into MALKKFLEDIEHHFEPGGKHEKWFALYEAVATVFYTPGLVTQKSSHVRDSVDLKRIMIMVWFAVFPAMFWGMYNAGGQAIAALNHMYAGEQLAAVVAGNWHYWLTEMLGGTIAADAGVGSKMILGATYFLPIYATVFLVGGFWEVLFCMVRKHEVNEGFFVTSILFALIVPPTLPLWQAALGITFGVVVAKEIFGGTGRNFLNPALAGRAFLFFAYPAQISGDLVWTAADGFSGATALSQWAQGGNGALINNITGAPITWMDAFIGNIPGSIGEVSTLALMIGAAMIVYMRIASWRIIAGVMIGMIATATLFNVIGSDSNAMFSMPWHWHLVLGGFAFGMFFMATDPVSASFTNSGKWWYGILIGAMCVMIRVVNPAYPEGMMLAILFANLFAPLFDHVVIEKNIKRRLARYGK; encoded by the coding sequence ATGGCTCTTAAAAAGTTTCTTGAAGACATCGAGCATCACTTTGAGCCAGGCGGTAAGCATGAAAAATGGTTTGCCCTGTACGAAGCTGTAGCAACAGTTTTCTACACGCCTGGTCTAGTGACACAAAAAAGCTCGCACGTTCGTGATAGCGTTGACTTAAAACGTATCATGATCATGGTTTGGTTCGCGGTATTCCCAGCAATGTTCTGGGGTATGTACAACGCGGGTGGCCAAGCTATCGCAGCACTTAACCACATGTACGCTGGTGAGCAACTAGCGGCAGTAGTAGCAGGCAACTGGCACTACTGGTTAACAGAGATGCTAGGCGGCACGATTGCGGCTGATGCAGGTGTTGGCAGCAAGATGATTCTTGGTGCGACATACTTCCTACCAATTTATGCCACTGTATTCCTTGTGGGTGGTTTCTGGGAAGTGCTGTTCTGTATGGTGCGTAAGCACGAAGTCAACGAAGGTTTCTTTGTTACTTCGATTCTATTCGCATTGATTGTTCCGCCAACGCTACCTCTATGGCAAGCAGCACTAGGTATTACCTTTGGTGTTGTTGTTGCTAAAGAGATCTTCGGTGGTACAGGTCGTAACTTCCTTAACCCAGCGCTTGCTGGTCGTGCTTTCCTATTCTTTGCTTACCCAGCACAGATTTCAGGTGACTTAGTATGGACTGCAGCTGATGGCTTCTCTGGTGCAACAGCACTAAGCCAATGGGCTCAAGGTGGTAACGGTGCTCTGATCAACAACATCACTGGTGCTCCAATTACTTGGATGGATGCGTTTATCGGTAACATCCCAGGTTCAATTGGTGAAGTATCAACGCTGGCACTTATGATTGGTGCGGCAATGATCGTTTACATGCGAATCGCTTCATGGCGCATTATTGCGGGTGTGATGATCGGTATGATTGCAACAGCGACGCTGTTCAACGTTATCGGTTCTGATTCAAACGCAATGTTTAGCATGCCTTGGCATTGGCACCTAGTTCTAGGTGGCTTCGCATTCGGTATGTTCTTCATGGCAACCGACCCAGTATCAGCGTCATTCACTAACTCAGGTAAGTGGTGGTACGGTATTTTGATTGGTGCAATGTGTGTGATGATTCGTGTAGTTAACCCAGCGTACCCAGAAGGTATGATGCTGGCGATTCTATTCGCGAACCTATTTGCACCTCTGTTCGACCATGTAGTCATCGAGAAGAACATCAAGCGGAGACTAGCACGCTATGGCAAGTAA
- a CDS encoding Na(+)-translocating NADH-quinone reductase subunit A, giving the protein MITIKKGLDLPIAGTPTQVINDGKSIKKVALLGEEYVGMRPTMHVRVGDEVKKAQVLFEDKKNPGVKFTSPISGKVIEVNRGAKRVLQSVVIEAAGDEQVTFDKFEAGQLAGLDRETIKTQLIDSGLWTALRTRPFSKVPAVASSTKAIFVTAMDTNPLAAQPELIINEEKEAFVAGLDVLSALTEDKVYVCKSGSSLPRSSQSNVEEHVFDGPHPAGLAGTHMHFLYPVNANNVAWSINYQDVIAFGKLFLTGELSVERVVSLAGPVVNKPRLVRTIIGASLEELTDNELMPGEVRVISGSVLTGTHAIGPHAYLGRYHQQVSVLREGREKELLGWAMPGKNKFSVTKSFLGHLFKGQLFNMTTSTNGSDRSMVPIGSYERVMPLDMEPTLLLRDLCAGDTDSAQALGALELDEEDLALCTFVCPGKYEYGMLLRECLDTIEKEG; this is encoded by the coding sequence ATGATTACAATAAAGAAGGGTCTGGACCTTCCTATCGCAGGAACTCCTACCCAGGTGATTAATGATGGTAAATCCATCAAGAAAGTCGCCTTGCTTGGCGAAGAGTACGTTGGCATGCGTCCTACTATGCATGTCCGCGTAGGTGACGAAGTAAAGAAAGCTCAAGTTCTTTTTGAAGATAAGAAGAACCCAGGCGTTAAATTTACTTCGCCAATCAGCGGTAAAGTTATCGAAGTTAACCGTGGTGCGAAACGTGTACTTCAATCAGTAGTGATTGAAGCTGCAGGTGACGAACAGGTTACTTTCGACAAGTTTGAAGCTGGTCAACTAGCAGGTCTAGATCGTGAAACGATCAAAACTCAGCTGATTGATTCAGGTCTTTGGACAGCTTTACGTACTCGTCCGTTCAGCAAGGTACCAGCTGTTGCTTCTTCTACTAAGGCTATCTTTGTGACTGCAATGGATACTAATCCTCTTGCAGCTCAGCCTGAGTTGATTATCAACGAAGAGAAAGAAGCGTTCGTCGCTGGTCTTGACGTCCTTTCAGCCCTAACGGAAGACAAGGTTTACGTTTGTAAATCTGGCTCAAGCCTTCCTCGTTCTTCTCAGTCAAATGTTGAAGAGCACGTGTTTGACGGTCCTCACCCAGCAGGTCTTGCTGGCACCCACATGCATTTCCTATACCCAGTAAATGCAAACAATGTGGCGTGGAGCATCAACTACCAAGACGTGATTGCGTTCGGTAAGTTGTTCCTAACTGGTGAGCTATCTGTTGAGCGTGTTGTCTCTCTAGCAGGTCCAGTGGTGAACAAGCCACGTCTAGTTCGTACAATCATTGGTGCGAGCCTAGAAGAGTTGACTGACAACGAGTTAATGCCTGGTGAAGTTCGTGTGATTTCTGGCTCAGTACTAACTGGTACTCACGCTATTGGTCCACACGCGTACCTAGGTCGTTACCACCAACAGGTTTCGGTATTACGTGAAGGTCGTGAGAAAGAACTGCTTGGCTGGGCTATGCCTGGTAAGAACAAGTTCTCTGTTACGAAATCTTTCCTAGGTCACCTATTCAAAGGTCAGTTGTTCAACATGACAACTTCGACCAACGGTAGTGACCGCTCAATGGTTCCAATCGGTAGTTACGAGCGTGTAATGCCATTAGATATGGAGCCGACATTGCTACTTCGCGATCTATGTGCTGGTGACACAGACAGTGCTCAAGCGCTGGGTGCTCTAGAACTGGATGAAGAAGATCTAGCTTTGTGTACCTTTGTATGTCCAGGTAAATACGAGTACGGCATGTTACTTCGTGAGTGCTTAGACACGATTGAGAAGGAAGGGTAA
- a CDS encoding BolA family protein: protein MMEETIKTKLHQQLTPTHLDVINESFMHNVAPGSESHFKVIVVSEQFEGLRLIARHRLVNQTLADELANHIHALAIHTYTPQEWSEVQQAPHSPMCLGGDK from the coding sequence ATGATGGAAGAGACGATTAAAACCAAACTACACCAACAACTCACCCCAACTCATCTTGATGTTATTAATGAAAGCTTTATGCACAACGTCGCGCCAGGGTCGGAAAGCCATTTCAAAGTGATCGTGGTCAGTGAACAATTTGAAGGCTTACGTTTGATTGCAAGACATCGTTTGGTGAATCAAACATTAGCGGATGAATTAGCTAATCATATTCATGCTCTTGCGATCCATACCTACACACCGCAAGAGTGGAGTGAGGTGCAACAAGCGCCGCATAGCCCAATGTGTTTAGGTGGCGATAAGTGA